A single genomic interval of Picosynechococcus sp. PCC 7003 harbors:
- a CDS encoding DUF5132 domain-containing protein — protein MLEQVKSAYNQSLNRNGTLKTVALVAGAVVLAPAVASILKPVAKASIKTGVVLYQKTKGAIAEAGEQVGDLVAEAKAEVLAEQAEKQELPAIEAVQDHNA, from the coding sequence ATGTTAGAACAAGTCAAAAGTGCCTACAATCAAAGCTTAAATCGTAACGGTACCCTCAAAACCGTCGCGCTTGTTGCAGGAGCCGTGGTATTAGCGCCCGCCGTTGCGTCGATCCTGAAGCCAGTGGCGAAAGCCTCCATTAAAACCGGGGTTGTCCTCTATCAAAAAACCAAAGGGGCGATCGCCGAAGCTGGCGAACAAGTTGGTGATCTTGTCGCCGAAGCCAAGGCAGAAGTCTTAGCGGAACAGGCTGAGAAGCAAGAACTTCCCGCCATCGAAGCCGTACAAGATCACAATGCTTAA